TGTGAAATTGAGAATGGATCGCAGGGCAACGCGCGAGCGGCCTTGATCCATCCCAAGGCCGCATTGCCGTCTCGACGATGGATTTCGATACGAGCGAGGTTCGAAAACACGATGAGGCGATCGAGAGTGCTCCCGAACAAGTCGATGAGCGCCCACGCCTCTAATGCGAAGTGTTTAGCCTCGTCGAAGCGACCCAACGTCAATAGATGAGCCGACATCATCTGCATTCCAACGCGCAGGCTTCGCACATCGCCGTTGCGGCTGCTCGCTTCGGCGATCTTGGCCGCCTCCTCTAGAGCTATAGAAACTTGATCGGCGCGCAACGCGCGGATTCCCGAGGCTCGTATTGCGGCATCGACTGCCAAACGCGTGCCCCCGAGCCTCTCGCGTGCAACGATCGACAACGCTTCTTCAATAATCGCGAGCGAACGCACATCATCGCCTTGCTCGAACAGGATCGAAGCTTCCGCGATCAGAGCCTTGACGAGTGTTTCCGCGAAGCCGTCATCGTGCGAGTTATCGTGGCGCAGACGTTCAATCAGATGATTTCGAGCGGATGCAGCTGCAGGCTTTCCTTGGCAGTGCGCCGCCTCAAACTCCGCAAGATCGCAGTTTGCATTCAAGACATTCTTCAATCGGTTATCGGCGACATCTGCAAGCAGAGCCCGGGCCTGCCCCGTCGTACTGCGAGCTTCTGCAAATGAGCCGAGCTCTGTCTGCAGCTCCGCACATAAGCAAAGCGCGCGAATCGCCCGCCGCGGATCACCGCCGTCGCGTGCGAGGGCAAATGCCACGTCGCATGCGCGCTCGAACTGGCCACTGTCGCGAAGTGCGCCGATCGCAATGAAGGGCGCTTCGTTTTGGGCGATCCCATTGAGTCCTTTGTTGACGCTGGTCTGCAGGGAGAGGCGGTCTTCGAGCGCGTCTGTAAATCGCTCCCGCGCTTCCCGGAGGTCTCGGTAGAACTGGCTGCGCGATAGACTCATGTCGTAGGCAATGGTCGCGTGACCTTCACGTTCGATGTCGCTTTTGCGCAGGACGGTAAAGCGGCGCCGTTGTTGGTCGGACTCCGAGCTGAGCTCCTCCAGGAGCAGCGTGATGATGCTCGGGAGTTCGTCGGCAAACTCCCCGCGCCGCCGCGAATCTTGGCTCGGCGTAACCTTGCTGCTGGCTTCCTCAACCAGAGGATGCCGCGCTAGGGCATGGCGATTGCGAACGTTGTTTAGCAGCGTTACCGCCGCGCGCCTCCGAATATCGCTCTCCCGCATCGCTTACTCGCCTTCCTCAATTGAGGCCGCCAAAGAAGAAGACCGAGTTTCTTGGCGGTCCTAGCAACAACCCGCCGAATTTGAGACTAAGATGGGACTTTCTCGGCTGGGAGAAGCGCCGCGCAAGTTTAAGCTCTAGACCGCGGACTTAGCAACGTACACGTTTTCGAGGAGCTTTGCATGCTTATGCGTTTGCCAACAGTAACACGACTCGCGCTGAGCGCGCCTCTTCTCGTTGCGTTGTTAACTGCTTGCTCCGGCTACGAGCCGACAAACGCCGTCAACGAACCGAATCGAGCTTTCGGAGACCAGTCGGGGCCGCGAGTGATCGCGAACTACCGGCCGATGGTCGCGATCGACGGTGCACGATCCGTGCTTCCCGAGGGATTCAAACCCAATGCCATCCGGCCTGGTTGGATGAAATCGCCTCCTGTGGGGAACGATCTTCTGGGCCGCGCGCACATCGCGGTCGCGCAATTTGGCGGCTCGACCGTCCTATGGTTCTTCCTCAACAATCGAAACGATAAGCCTCCGATCGATTGCGAGCCGGCTTCGTCCACTAACGGGATCGCCATCGATCGGACCGGGAATCTCTGGGTGCCGGATGGACGCGCGAATACGACAACCGAATACGCCCGGAACTGTGGCGGCCCAAAATTGACGATTCCGGACCCGACGGGCGAACCGGCCGATGTCGGGTTCGATAGCACGAACCGCGTTTATATTCTGAACTTGAACAACGTGAGCGGACCGCCCACCGTCCAATATTACAACAGAACGAACGGCGCTCAACTTGGCACGCTCAGCGATCCCTCGTTCAACATTCTTTTCGGCATCGGCACCGACAGCCTGGGCAACGTCTTCGTATCAAACCTGACCCCCAATAACGTCGGCATCGTCATCGAGTTTCCGCACGGAAAAATGCCCGGCTCTCAGCTCTCGGGCGTACATCTGGGACTGCCGGGTGCGCCCACATTCGATAGCGCGAACAACTTGATCATCACCGATTGGCTCCATGAAACCATCGACGTGTTCACGCCGCCGTACACTGGATCACCAACGACCGCGCCGCTCATGGGATCGTCGATCTGGTGCAAACTCAACCACGATCAGATCCATCTCTTCTGCGGCGACGCCGACAACGGATCGATCGACGTCTATGGCTATCCGGCGAACGCGTACAAATATAGCTATACGTCAGGCCTATCGCCAGATGCACTCGTTACGGGCGTCGCGCCGGATCCCGCCGCGGAGTACGGAATGTAAAGCTCGACGTCGCCGCCACTGGACGGCGACGCCTTCGCGCAGTCCGGTCTCGCAAGCTTCGTGCTACGTTGCCTGCGCGTTTTCAATCACCGAGGTCCATTTCGGGTCCGGCGAAGCGTCCGCGGCGTAGTTGTCGTGCCAGTTCCACCATTCGTACGGCGGCGTTTGCGGATAGCCCGCAGGCGAGTCTTCCCACTCTTCCTGGCGTCCGAGTGGTGTCGCGTCGAGGTAGCTCCAGGTGCTCCCCATCACCTCGTCGCCGCGGCTGTTGATAAAGTAGGTTCGGAAAACGTTGTCGCCGTCGCGGAAAAACACGTTGTGGCCATGCCACTCGTCCACGCCGAAGTCTTTGTCAAAGCTGTCGGTAATCGTGTACCACGGCATCTCCCAGCCCATCCGCGCCTTCACACGCTGAATGTCCGCTTGCGGCGCGCGCGAGGCGTACGCGAGAGTGGTGTTCCGCGCGTTCAGATGGGCAAGGTGAGCGACCTGGTCGGCCCCGAGCGAGCAGCCTCGACAAGCATGATCGGGCCATCCGAAGACATCGGGTTCGAGAAACGCGCGGTACACGATAAGTTGACGGCGTCCGTCGAACAAGTCGCGCAGTCCTACCTTGCCGTTGGGGCCGTCGAATACGTACTCTTTGTCGACGCGCATCCACGGCATTCGCCGGCGCTCCGCGGCCAGCGCGTCTCGGGCACTGGTCACGGCCTTCTCCTTGGCCAGCATCTGTTCGCGGGCGGCTTCCCATTCCTGCGGCGAAACGATTGGGGGTGTTTTCATTGTCATCGCGATCAGCCTCCGCACTTCAGTTAAGTAGTTGGTGTTGGTCTAGCCGTCCGCTTTCTCATCCAGTGTGCCTTCACCACACGCTTTC
The Candidatus Eremiobacteraceae bacterium DNA segment above includes these coding regions:
- a CDS encoding thioredoxin family protein, with the translated sequence MTMKTPPIVSPQEWEAAREQMLAKEKAVTSARDALAAERRRMPWMRVDKEYVFDGPNGKVGLRDLFDGRRQLIVYRAFLEPDVFGWPDHACRGCSLGADQVAHLAHLNARNTTLAYASRAPQADIQRVKARMGWEMPWYTITDSFDKDFGVDEWHGHNVFFRDGDNVFRTYFINSRGDEVMGSTWSYLDATPLGRQEEWEDSPAGYPQTPPYEWWNWHDNYAADASPDPKWTSVIENAQAT